Proteins encoded together in one Deltaproteobacteria bacterium window:
- a CDS encoding glucose 1-dehydrogenase, which translates to MGKLEGKTAIVTGGGRGVGRAISLAFAREGANVVVNYAGNHKTANEVVEMITEMGGKAIAVQGKVEVKADAEKTVQAAVDAFGAVHILINNAGTTSPAMLHKMTEEQWDDIVDIHMKGPFLLIQAAYKYFKGQNYGRIVNVTSVAGIVGTKGQVQYSAAKGGIVSFTKSVARELAGIGVTCNVISLGIVSTDMTEKITTDPKLKDIYAGRILLGRFAEPEEVARPFVFFASDDSSYITGQLLCVDGGYGMT; encoded by the coding sequence ATGGGCAAACTGGAAGGGAAGACCGCTATCGTCACCGGCGGAGGAAGAGGGGTAGGCAGGGCAATCAGTCTGGCTTTCGCGCGGGAAGGCGCGAATGTGGTTGTGAATTATGCAGGCAACCACAAAACGGCCAACGAGGTGGTTGAAATGATCACCGAAATGGGCGGCAAGGCTATCGCCGTGCAGGGCAAGGTCGAGGTCAAGGCCGATGCGGAAAAAACCGTTCAGGCTGCCGTCGATGCGTTCGGCGCCGTTCATATTCTCATCAATAATGCCGGTACGACCAGCCCGGCCATGCTGCACAAGATGACGGAAGAACAGTGGGACGACATCGTGGATATCCACATGAAAGGCCCTTTTCTTCTCATCCAGGCGGCTTACAAGTATTTCAAGGGGCAAAATTACGGCCGGATCGTCAACGTTACCTCCGTGGCAGGCATTGTCGGGACGAAAGGTCAGGTTCAATACAGCGCGGCCAAAGGCGGTATCGTTTCCTTCACCAAGTCTGTGGCAAGGGAACTCGCTGGTATTGGGGTCACCTGTAATGTTATTTCCCTGGGCATCGTGAGCACGGATATGACCGAGAAGATCACAACGGATCCCAAGCTTAAGGACATTTATGCGGGACGCATCCTTCTGGGCCGTTTCGCGGAGCCGGAGGAAGTGGCGAGGCCGTTTGTCTTTTTTGCTTCAGACGATTCAAGCTACATAACCGGCCAGCTGCTT
- a CDS encoding acetyl-CoA acetyltransferase yields the protein MSKVGIIGVGQSSFVRSYPGSIRELAFEAYSDAMKDAQITNDLIDATVICSSPEYDKQRSPAGVVAEYLGLNPQPTFYVETLCSSSSTGLKLAYSMVKSGLHSCVMVLGFQIMSQLTSAESQERMGRGADIQWESPFGTMMPAYYALHARAHFAKYGTTPDDLALIRVKSGTYGQLNDRAVYRKGVTAEMFEDKDGFGSPVSSPLRLGDCCANADGSSCIIVASEEKAKALCKKPVWILGIGAASAPVNMVGRDQFSGLLVGIEAGKEAYKMAGISPKHIDVAEVHDCFTIAEMMATENLGFAEPGGGAELIRSKETYKEGSIPVNVDGGLLSKGHPIGATGGSQVRTIVLQLRGEAGVIQVKDPVIGLIHNIGGVGLYGNVTILGRE from the coding sequence ATGAGCAAAGTTGGAATTATTGGCGTGGGGCAAAGTTCGTTCGTGCGCAGCTACCCCGGTTCCATCAGGGAATTGGCTTTCGAGGCCTATAGCGATGCCATGAAAGACGCGCAGATTACGAACGATCTCATTGACGCAACAGTGATCTGTTCGTCCCCCGAGTATGACAAGCAAAGATCGCCGGCCGGTGTCGTCGCCGAGTACCTGGGGCTCAATCCGCAACCGACATTTTACGTGGAAACCCTGTGCTCATCAAGCAGCACGGGCTTAAAACTGGCCTATTCAATGGTCAAATCAGGTCTGCACAGTTGCGTCATGGTGTTGGGTTTCCAGATCATGTCTCAGCTAACCTCCGCGGAATCCCAGGAAAGAATGGGACGGGGTGCTGATATTCAGTGGGAATCGCCCTTCGGTACCATGATGCCTGCTTACTACGCCCTGCACGCCCGGGCTCATTTTGCCAAATATGGAACGACGCCCGATGACTTGGCCCTCATCCGCGTCAAGTCCGGCACCTACGGCCAATTGAACGACAGGGCCGTTTACCGGAAAGGGGTCACGGCGGAAATGTTCGAGGACAAAGACGGTTTCGGAAGCCCCGTTTCCAGCCCGTTGAGACTGGGAGATTGTTGTGCCAACGCCGACGGCAGTTCCTGCATTATCGTTGCCAGCGAAGAGAAGGCCAAGGCCCTTTGCAAGAAGCCCGTATGGATTCTGGGAATCGGCGCCGCCTCGGCCCCGGTCAACATGGTGGGCCGCGACCAGTTCTCCGGCCTGCTCGTGGGCATCGAAGCGGGCAAGGAGGCCTACAAGATGGCGGGCATTTCACCCAAGCACATTGACGTCGCCGAGGTTCACGATTGCTTCACCATCGCCGAAATGATGGCAACGGAAAACCTCGGTTTTGCCGAACCGGGCGGTGGAGCCGAGCTGATTCGGTCCAAGGAAACCTACAAGGAGGGCAGTATCCCGGTCAACGTGGACGGAGGCCTCCTCTCCAAGGGTCATCCCATCGGGGCAACCGGCGGCTCCCAGGTGAGAACCATCGTTCTGCAGCTGAGAGGCGAGGCGGGAGTCATTCAGGTAAAGGATCCGGTCATCGGCCTGATACACAACATCGGTGGCGTCGGATTGTACGGTAACGTTACTATTTTAGGGAGAGAATAG
- a CDS encoding Zn-ribbon domain-containing OB-fold protein, with translation MAKKEIDRRFDKFGTVSFMGVSKTNDFIDHLEQGKVMGTRCKVCGKTFFPPRADCFHSLASDMEWFEVAGTGTLLTFSTLRYAPVGFEEDLPYTIAVVDYGAYKVFGRIDKSIASADDELKVGMSMKVVAGKTANDQLTYFFQKA, from the coding sequence ATGGCGAAAAAAGAAATCGACCGTCGTTTTGATAAATTCGGCACCGTGAGTTTCATGGGTGTCTCCAAAACCAATGATTTTATAGACCACCTCGAACAGGGGAAAGTGATGGGGACCCGTTGCAAAGTCTGCGGTAAAACCTTCTTTCCTCCTCGGGCAGACTGTTTCCACTCCCTTGCAAGCGACATGGAGTGGTTTGAAGTGGCGGGTACGGGCACGCTTCTGACCTTCAGCACACTGCGCTACGCGCCGGTGGGCTTTGAAGAGGACCTGCCCTACACGATTGCCGTTGTCGATTACGGGGCCTACAAGGTATTCGGCCGTATCGATAAATCCATTGCCTCTGCTGATGACGAACTGAAGGTGGGGATGAGCATGAAAGTCGTTGCCGGCAAAACCGCCAATGACCAGTTGACCTATTTCTTCCAGAAGGCATAA
- a CDS encoding 30S ribosomal protein S20, with protein sequence MATHKSAEKRSRQAERRRNRNVAIKSKVRTYIKKVVSALENKDNEAASGFLADAIPQIAKAASKGVLHRRNASRKISRLTKKMNNLTAEA encoded by the coding sequence TTGGCTACCCATAAATCAGCGGAAAAGAGGAGCAGGCAGGCGGAAAGGCGACGGAACAGGAATGTGGCGATTAAGTCCAAAGTAAGAACATATATCAAAAAAGTGGTGAGTGCTTTAGAAAACAAGGATAACGAAGCCGCGTCTGGCTTTCTGGCCGATGCAATTCCGCAAATCGCCAAGGCGGCATCGAAAGGGGTCCTTCACAGAAGGAATGCATCCCGCAAAATTTCGCGCCTGACAAAAAAGATGAACAACCTGACCGCGGAGGCGTGA
- a CDS encoding LptE family protein, whose protein sequence is MAEKKRVRIKEVMRIDRDKKTGKKPVYSGMEPLVFMKKTSAWRWLAVVILALLLGGCGYHFSEVSGSLDGIRKIYVGNFLNRTDEAYLENIFRNAMIDQFVRSNIFQVVGEEADADAVVSGRILRISTRYTAYEETDLGMEERINLSVQIVFEDRETGRTLWEDRNFSGAEDYLVRDAVRTGKREALIKLSQDMAERAYRLMIADF, encoded by the coding sequence ATGGCTGAAAAGAAGAGAGTGAGAATCAAGGAAGTCATGAGAATAGACCGGGATAAAAAGACTGGGAAAAAGCCGGTTTACTCAGGGATGGAACCGTTGGTTTTCATGAAAAAAACAAGCGCATGGAGGTGGCTGGCGGTTGTGATTCTTGCTTTGCTCCTGGGGGGCTGTGGCTACCATTTCAGTGAGGTATCCGGGTCCCTGGATGGAATCCGCAAGATTTACGTGGGCAACTTTCTCAACAGAACCGACGAAGCCTACCTGGAAAATATTTTTCGCAATGCCATGATTGATCAGTTTGTCCGTAGTAATATTTTCCAGGTGGTGGGTGAAGAGGCGGATGCCGATGCGGTTGTAAGCGGCAGGATCCTGAGAATTTCGACGCGCTATACGGCGTATGAAGAAACGGACTTGGGGATGGAGGAAAGGATCAATCTGAGTGTGCAGATCGTCTTCGAAGATCGGGAGACGGGGCGGACCCTCTGGGAAGATCGGAATTTCTCCGGGGCTGAAGATTATCTGGTTCGGGATGCGGTAAGGACCGGGAAAAGGGAAGCCCTCATCAAGCTGTCACAAGACATGGCTGAGAGGGCGTATCGATTGATGATTGCGGATTTTTAA
- a CDS encoding leucine--tRNA ligase: MNRKYNPQAIEEAWQKRWEEEKLYQVVEDPAKPKYYLLEMFPYPSGKIHVGHVRNYTIGDVVARYKRMKGYNVLHPMGWDSFGMPAENAAIERGVHPAEWTNENIVAMRRQLQRMGFSYDWKREISTCDPDYYRWEQLFFIWMYEKGLAYKKTSTVNWCPQCRTVLANEQVESGLCWRCGSGVREETLDQWFFRITAYVEELLEGCDNLPGWPERVVTMQKNWIGKSYGCELIFPIADRDGEIRVFTTRQDTIFGATFMLVAAEHPLVMELVRGKACEGNVREFVEKVKKQDRLMRTSDYYEKEGIFLDTYCLNPVTNYRMPVYAANFVLADYGTGCVMAVPTHDQRDFEFAEKFGLERIIVIQPKDRDLDGATMTEAYVDEGILVNSGPFNGMINTHALETIADYLEANGKGKRTIQYRLRDWGISRQRYWGAPIPVVYCEKCGVVTVPEEQLPVVLPNDVRLTGEGGSPLARHRSFLETACPACGGSARRETDTMDTFVESSWYYARFCCADFHEKPGLDKKRVDYWLPVDQYIGGIEHAILHLLYARFYAKMLRDFGVMSVNEPFANLLTQGMVCKETSRCSEHGYLFPEEAVNGKCSHCGAAVTIGKTEKMSKSLKNVIDPDKLVRQYGADTVRMFCLFAAPPEKDLEWSEQGVDGAFRFLNRTWRIVMDYCGDISSVDPCDDQTPLAGELKNFRRKIHQTIRKVSSDIEGRFHFNTAISAVMELVNTLYLLERPAKEDRIGLSVVREAIEVIVLMLAPIVPHISQELWAKLGKKKPLLFASWPIWDEAVIAAEEMTIVVQVNGKVRGRIVVPVDETAETIQSRALADEKVARFIEGKSMVKQIYVPGKLVNIVIRG; the protein is encoded by the coding sequence ATGAACAGAAAATACAACCCCCAGGCAATTGAGGAAGCCTGGCAAAAACGGTGGGAAGAAGAAAAACTGTATCAGGTCGTCGAAGATCCCGCCAAACCCAAATACTATCTCCTCGAGATGTTCCCCTACCCATCGGGGAAAATTCATGTCGGTCATGTTCGTAATTATACCATCGGTGATGTCGTTGCCCGTTACAAGCGCATGAAAGGGTACAATGTCCTGCATCCCATGGGCTGGGACTCCTTCGGTATGCCCGCGGAAAACGCCGCAATCGAACGGGGCGTGCATCCGGCGGAATGGACCAACGAAAATATCGTCGCCATGCGCAGACAACTTCAGCGGATGGGGTTCAGTTACGATTGGAAACGAGAAATTTCGACGTGTGATCCCGATTATTATCGATGGGAGCAGCTTTTTTTCATCTGGATGTACGAAAAGGGGCTTGCCTACAAGAAGACCTCGACGGTCAACTGGTGTCCTCAGTGCCGGACCGTTCTGGCGAACGAGCAGGTTGAGTCAGGCCTGTGCTGGCGGTGTGGTTCCGGAGTCAGGGAGGAGACTCTGGATCAGTGGTTTTTTCGGATTACGGCTTATGTCGAGGAACTCCTTGAAGGATGCGACAATCTGCCGGGCTGGCCGGAACGCGTCGTGACGATGCAAAAGAACTGGATCGGCAAAAGCTACGGCTGCGAATTGATTTTCCCCATAGCGGACAGGGATGGAGAAATCCGTGTTTTTACGACCCGGCAGGACACGATTTTCGGGGCGACATTCATGCTGGTTGCAGCGGAACACCCCCTGGTTATGGAACTGGTCAGGGGCAAAGCCTGTGAGGGGAATGTCAGGGAGTTTGTGGAAAAAGTAAAAAAGCAGGACCGTCTTATGCGTACGTCCGACTATTACGAGAAAGAGGGCATTTTCCTCGATACGTACTGCCTTAACCCGGTGACGAATTACAGGATGCCCGTCTATGCCGCGAACTTTGTCCTGGCGGATTATGGTACGGGATGTGTCATGGCCGTGCCTACACACGATCAGCGGGACTTTGAGTTTGCCGAAAAATTCGGTCTGGAACGAATTATTGTCATTCAGCCGAAAGACCGGGATCTGGATGGAGCGACTATGACCGAAGCCTACGTCGATGAAGGTATCCTTGTGAATTCGGGGCCCTTCAACGGCATGATCAATACCCATGCCCTGGAGACCATTGCTGATTACCTCGAAGCAAACGGCAAGGGGAAGCGAACAATCCAGTATCGCTTGCGGGACTGGGGTATTTCACGGCAACGTTATTGGGGCGCGCCGATTCCCGTTGTTTACTGTGAGAAGTGCGGCGTCGTCACCGTGCCTGAAGAGCAGCTCCCGGTGGTGTTGCCGAACGATGTCCGCCTGACAGGCGAAGGGGGCTCACCCCTGGCCAGACATCGGTCTTTTCTTGAAACCGCCTGTCCCGCCTGTGGTGGATCCGCCAGGCGTGAAACGGATACGATGGACACCTTTGTCGAATCCTCGTGGTATTATGCCCGTTTCTGTTGTGCCGATTTCCATGAAAAGCCGGGGCTGGACAAGAAGCGGGTTGATTACTGGCTCCCCGTCGATCAATACATCGGGGGTATCGAGCATGCCATTCTTCATCTCCTTTATGCCCGGTTTTATGCCAAAATGCTGCGCGACTTCGGGGTAATGAGTGTGAACGAACCCTTCGCCAACCTGTTGACCCAGGGGATGGTCTGCAAGGAAACCAGCCGCTGCTCGGAGCATGGTTATCTCTTCCCTGAAGAGGCGGTAAACGGAAAATGTTCCCACTGCGGCGCCGCCGTGACGATCGGCAAAACGGAAAAAATGTCCAAATCTCTGAAAAATGTGATCGATCCTGACAAGTTGGTTCGTCAGTACGGTGCGGATACGGTGCGGATGTTCTGCCTGTTTGCGGCCCCGCCGGAAAAAGACCTGGAATGGAGTGAGCAGGGTGTGGATGGAGCCTTCCGGTTTCTAAACCGTACCTGGCGCATCGTCATGGATTACTGCGGGGATATTTCGTCTGTTGATCCCTGCGATGACCAAACTCCCCTGGCCGGGGAGCTCAAAAACTTTCGCCGGAAGATTCACCAGACCATCCGGAAAGTCTCGTCCGATATTGAGGGCCGATTCCATTTCAATACCGCTATCAGCGCGGTTATGGAACTGGTCAACACCCTGTATCTTCTGGAGCGGCCGGCAAAAGAGGATCGAATCGGGCTCTCCGTTGTCCGGGAGGCGATCGAGGTCATTGTTCTTATGCTGGCGCCCATTGTTCCCCATATTTCCCAGGAGCTATGGGCGAAACTGGGTAAAAAGAAACCCCTTTTATTTGCCTCCTGGCCCATTTGGGATGAGGCCGTTATTGCGGCGGAGGAAATGACGATCGTGGTCCAGGTGAACGGCAAAGTGCGGGGCAGAATAGTTGTTCCCGTCGATGAGACGGCGGAAACAATCCAGTCCCGCGCCCTGGCTGATGAAAAGGTGGCCAGGTTCATCGAAGGAAAAAGCATGGTCAAACAAATTTATGTTCCGGGGAAACTCGTCAACATCGTCATCCGGGGATAA